Proteins from a single region of Deltaproteobacteria bacterium:
- a CDS encoding redoxin domain-containing protein: MLSGNLRGLFTRSVVASILLGLLLFSVSGAAAAFRNLKAGDQALPVKVEDLEGNPHTLADYGKSTAILVFFWATWSEHSLKELDDLAKLDQQYGEKGLKILAVNVENQHMDAGDLARIEKVVHEKEVSFPVLVDKGLKTFNEWGVIATPTTALINRAGTIVFDLSGYPTAGYLEVDTAVRKELGLYREKVEAAVKAPGYRPNKRAMLYFGMGKRLMEKGFPSKAVPELQKAAEADTHFPDPPIYLGYAGIREGNAEAAMTFLQEALRLDPKRAETRLLMAHLLLKENRLDDSIELLSGAGADSMGDSPASAGQAKSIAGSRQEPQAALGATGEKNLHADEVAVEPVVDMAEVLPLRDGGKISEAIAVLTSLVTDSLKQLGFSFESHRKLDPMERMKLMMQKQATQ; the protein is encoded by the coding sequence ATGTTGAGTGGAAATCTGCGCGGACTTTTTACGCGATCTGTTGTTGCCTCGATCCTGCTTGGGCTTCTCCTGTTTTCAGTGTCTGGAGCCGCGGCCGCTTTCAGGAACCTGAAAGCCGGTGACCAGGCGCTTCCCGTGAAGGTTGAGGACCTGGAAGGAAATCCCCACACCCTTGCGGATTATGGGAAATCTACCGCCATCCTTGTTTTTTTCTGGGCCACATGGAGCGAACATTCCTTAAAGGAGCTGGATGACTTGGCCAAACTGGACCAACAGTACGGGGAAAAGGGTTTGAAAATCCTGGCTGTTAACGTTGAAAACCAGCATATGGATGCCGGTGACCTGGCCAGGATCGAAAAGGTGGTCCATGAAAAAGAGGTTTCCTTTCCCGTCCTGGTGGATAAGGGGCTAAAGACCTTCAACGAGTGGGGTGTCATCGCCACCCCCACCACCGCTCTTATCAACCGGGCGGGAACAATTGTCTTTGACCTGTCCGGTTATCCCACCGCAGGCTACCTGGAGGTCGACACGGCTGTCCGGAAGGAGTTGGGCCTGTACCGGGAAAAGGTGGAGGCTGCTGTCAAGGCGCCGGGGTACAGGCCGAATAAACGGGCGATGCTGTATTTCGGTATGGGGAAGCGTCTGATGGAAAAGGGCTTCCCCTCCAAGGCCGTCCCGGAACTCCAGAAGGCCGCCGAGGCCGATACCCACTTCCCGGACCCGCCCATCTACCTTGGGTACGCCGGCATCAGGGAAGGGAATGCCGAGGCCGCTATGACTTTCCTTCAGGAAGCCTTACGCCTCGATCCCAAGCGGGCCGAGACCCGTCTTCTGATGGCCCATCTCCTTCTTAAGGAAAACAGGCTTGACGACAGTATCGAACTGCTCTCAGGCGCCGGTGCCGATTCCATGGGGGATTCCCCCGCATCCGCCGGCCAGGCGAAATCCATCGCTGGGTCTCGGCAGGAACCACAGGCAGCTTTGGGAGCAACAGGGGAGAAGAACCTCCACGCCGACGAGGTCGCCGTGGAGCCGGTGGTCGATATGGCCGAGGTGCTGCCTCTGAGAGACGGGGGGAAGATAAGCGAGGCCATAGCGGTGTTGACGTCCCTCGTCACCGACAGTCTGAAGCAGTTGGGATTTTCCTTTGAATCGCACAGGAAGCTCGATCCCATGGAGAGGATGAAGCTCATGATGCAAAAACAGGCCACCCAATGA
- the ccsB gene encoding c-type cytochrome biogenesis protein CcsB — protein sequence MSSSTLFGIATFAYLFATFFYVGYLAFRGRAVGNAATGMVWLGVVSQAGAMIMRWVESYRMGIGHAPLSNMYESLGFFGWCVMIAYLVVEYRFKQKAVGAFVSPLAFVILAANALLFPDEIQPLVPALQSNWLIAHVVTSFVAYGSFAVSFGVSIMYLVKRRSERMGSEGSLVSLFPESKMLDEVNYKSIAVGFPLLSLGIITGAAWANYAWGTYWSWDPKETWSLITWFIYAAYLHARFTRGWQGTRTAVLSIVGFSAVIFTYFGVNFLLSGLHSYS from the coding sequence ATGAGCAGCTCCACCCTATTCGGCATAGCTACTTTCGCCTACCTGTTCGCCACTTTTTTCTACGTCGGGTACCTTGCATTCAGGGGCCGGGCTGTGGGGAATGCGGCCACGGGGATGGTCTGGCTGGGTGTCGTTTCCCAGGCCGGCGCCATGATCATGCGGTGGGTCGAATCCTACCGGATGGGCATCGGCCATGCACCTCTATCCAACATGTACGAATCCCTCGGGTTTTTCGGGTGGTGCGTCATGATCGCCTACCTGGTGGTGGAATACCGGTTCAAGCAGAAAGCGGTGGGGGCGTTTGTCTCCCCCCTGGCCTTTGTTATCCTGGCGGCCAACGCCCTGCTGTTTCCCGACGAGATCCAACCCCTGGTACCCGCCCTTCAGAGCAACTGGCTGATCGCGCACGTTGTCACCTCTTTCGTTGCCTACGGATCATTCGCTGTTTCATTCGGTGTGTCGATAATGTATCTGGTCAAGCGCAGGTCGGAAAGGATGGGCAGTGAGGGCTCTCTGGTATCCCTCTTTCCAGAATCAAAGATGCTTGACGAGGTTAACTACAAGTCCATCGCCGTCGGTTTTCCACTCCTTTCCCTGGGGATCATTACCGGGGCAGCGTGGGCCAACTATGCATGGGGGACCTACTGGAGCTGGGATCCCAAGGAGACATGGTCCCTGATCACCTGGTTCATCTACGCTGCTTATCTCCATGCCCGTTTTACGCGTGGCTGGCAGGGCACACGGACTGCGGTCCTCTCCATCGTCGGTTTCTCGGCGGTGATCTTCACCTATTTCGGCGTCAATTTTCTTCTGTCCGGTCTGCACAGCTACTCGTAA
- a CDS encoding HAMP domain-containing protein — MFIRSLALKVNLFIAVILAVALGTSSFLIKKNLSHQAIEEAMTKATILTSSVMNSIVVEMSGFCQKDVQKIVSTVGVVPGIRTVRIFDEDGIITYSADPDEVGKAVNDLDYSVYKNEEKGRPFRSEGTEQRAFCSIQPIENGLECRRCHGEEKELLGVLDVCVSMQDTEERIARNSKFLFATTLTTVILVVVAISISLWLLVNIPVNRLVRTMAKAQKGDLKARVSLKRKDELGHLADSFNSMISQLDSSDQELKRYHAEQLKKTDRLATIGELAAGIAHEIKNPLAGIAGATQVLAGEFGENDPRYPVTQEILKLIERLDSTIRDLLDFARPSVPKIVPTDIADLVRKTLFLIEGMPEIKNYGIDVRLNMDPSMPMVPLDPDLIQQVFLNMAVNAVQAMPDGGTLTIAALPSADPELGEVHPPEDYVVISFTDTGAGIDNEKLKSIFAPFFTTKVHGTGLGLPITMSLVEQHHGRITVDSHVGKGSVFRVYLPKEQTAKDTETGEHEE, encoded by the coding sequence ATGTTTATAAGATCACTGGCATTGAAGGTCAACCTTTTCATCGCCGTAATCCTGGCGGTGGCTCTGGGGACATCCTCCTTCCTCATCAAGAAAAACCTGAGCCATCAGGCCATCGAGGAGGCCATGACCAAGGCCACCATCCTGACGTCTTCCGTCATGAACTCCATCGTTGTGGAGATGAGCGGCTTTTGCCAGAAGGACGTCCAGAAGATTGTCAGTACCGTCGGTGTGGTCCCCGGAATCAGGACGGTGAGGATCTTCGATGAGGATGGCATCATAACCTATTCCGCCGATCCCGATGAGGTTGGCAAAGCTGTGAATGACCTGGACTACTCTGTCTACAAAAACGAGGAGAAGGGCAGGCCCTTCAGGTCCGAGGGAACCGAACAGAGGGCTTTCTGCAGCATCCAGCCTATCGAAAACGGCCTTGAGTGCCGCCGCTGCCACGGGGAGGAGAAGGAACTGCTGGGGGTCCTGGATGTGTGCGTCTCCATGCAGGATACGGAGGAGCGGATCGCCAGGAACAGTAAGTTCCTCTTTGCCACAACCCTCACCACGGTTATCCTGGTGGTCGTTGCTATAAGCATCAGCCTCTGGCTTCTGGTGAATATCCCCGTCAACAGGCTTGTCCGCACCATGGCCAAGGCGCAGAAGGGGGACCTCAAGGCCCGCGTGTCCTTGAAAAGGAAGGATGAGTTGGGCCACTTGGCGGACAGCTTCAACTCCATGATCAGCCAATTGGACAGCTCCGATCAGGAACTGAAGCGCTATCATGCCGAACAGCTCAAGAAGACTGACCGTCTGGCTACCATTGGTGAACTGGCCGCCGGAATCGCCCACGAGATTAAAAACCCTCTGGCCGGGATCGCCGGTGCGACTCAGGTGCTCGCCGGAGAGTTCGGTGAGAACGATCCCCGTTACCCTGTGACCCAGGAGATCCTCAAGCTCATCGAGCGACTGGATTCAACAATCAGAGATCTGCTCGATTTCGCAAGGCCCTCCGTGCCGAAAATCGTGCCCACCGATATCGCGGACCTCGTGCGAAAGACCCTCTTCCTCATTGAGGGGATGCCTGAGATAAAGAATTATGGTATCGATGTGAGGCTGAACATGGATCCCTCAATGCCCATGGTTCCCCTGGATCCCGACCTCATCCAGCAGGTCTTTCTCAATATGGCAGTGAACGCCGTTCAGGCCATGCCGGATGGGGGCACCCTCACCATCGCCGCGTTGCCATCGGCCGACCCCGAACTGGGCGAAGTCCACCCCCCTGAGGATTACGTCGTCATATCCTTTACCGATACGGGAGCGGGTATAGATAATGAGAAACTGAAGAGCATCTTCGCCCCATTCTTCACCACCAAGGTCCATGGCACCGGGCTGGGGCTTCCCATCACCATGAGCCTGGTTGAGCAGCACCACGGCCGTATCACCGTGGACAGCCACGTGGGAAAGGGCTCGGTGTTCAGGGTTTATCTGCCGAAGGAGCAGACTGCAAAAGATACGGAGACAGGGGAACACGAAGAGTAA
- a CDS encoding cytochrome C, which yields MKRLAAVFIFAVFLSLGLIVINGNTAYADNCVTTKCHSSMGKAKFVHGPVGVGQCTICHTKGKAAHPTKSKGSDFKFPAKGKALCYLCHEPKETGKVVHGPVKKGECTACHDPHQSNAEKQLKKETISALCFSCHENNKTNKKFVHGPVAAGDCNICHNPHSSDYKNLLELQGSDLCFLCHLDRKAQFELKYKHKPAAEDCSNCHDPHSSDFRYQLKAEGQDLCFRCHKDMEQYIRESAVKHGALKEKKCTVCHTPHASDYPRQLRASAKKICYTCHKAMGLKVRKAKYVHGPVRQDDCYACHNPHGSPYTKILKKPFPAEFYMPYSTKNYALCFDCHNKDIALDRYTTTLTGFRNGDENLHFLHVNREKGRSCKACHEVHAGNQPKHIRREVPFGKMWMLPIKYTQTKNGGSCVVGCHKPKGYDRINPVTN from the coding sequence ATGAAACGACTGGCGGCGGTATTTATCTTTGCGGTCTTCCTGTCCCTGGGACTGATCGTGATCAATGGGAATACGGCATACGCTGATAACTGTGTGACTACTAAGTGTCATTCCAGCATGGGGAAGGCTAAATTCGTTCACGGCCCGGTTGGGGTAGGGCAGTGTACGATCTGCCATACCAAGGGAAAAGCCGCACATCCCACCAAATCCAAGGGAAGCGACTTCAAGTTCCCGGCCAAGGGAAAGGCCCTTTGCTACCTGTGTCATGAGCCCAAGGAGACCGGTAAAGTTGTCCATGGCCCCGTCAAAAAGGGGGAATGCACCGCCTGCCATGATCCGCACCAGTCCAACGCCGAGAAACAGCTGAAGAAGGAGACCATAAGCGCGCTGTGTTTTTCCTGCCACGAGAACAACAAGACCAACAAGAAGTTCGTGCATGGGCCCGTTGCTGCCGGAGATTGCAATATCTGCCATAATCCGCACTCGTCCGATTACAAAAACCTGCTGGAGTTGCAGGGGTCGGACCTGTGTTTCCTGTGCCATCTGGACAGGAAGGCGCAGTTTGAACTCAAATACAAACACAAGCCGGCGGCCGAGGATTGCTCCAACTGTCATGATCCCCACTCGAGCGATTTTCGGTACCAGTTGAAAGCCGAAGGCCAGGACCTCTGTTTCAGGTGCCACAAGGATATGGAACAGTATATCCGGGAGTCCGCGGTAAAACACGGTGCACTGAAAGAGAAAAAGTGTACTGTCTGCCACACGCCACACGCCTCCGATTATCCAAGGCAGTTGAGGGCTTCCGCCAAGAAGATCTGCTACACCTGCCACAAGGCCATGGGGCTGAAGGTGAGGAAAGCCAAGTACGTCCATGGCCCGGTTCGGCAGGACGACTGTTATGCCTGTCACAATCCTCATGGGTCCCCCTACACCAAGATCCTCAAGAAACCGTTCCCCGCCGAGTTCTATATGCCGTACAGCACCAAGAATTACGCATTGTGTTTTGACTGTCACAACAAGGATATCGCCCTCGATCGGTACACCACAACTCTGACCGGTTTTAGAAACGGCGACGAGAACCTCCATTTTCTCCACGTCAACCGGGAGAAGGGACGTTCGTGCAAGGCCTGTCACGAGGTACACGCCGGAAATCAGCCAAAACACATCCGAAGGGAGGTCCCTTTCGGAAAGATGTGGATGCTTCCAATCAAGTACACACAGACCAAGAACGGCGGCTCATGTGTGGTTGGCTGTCACAAGCCGAAGGGGTATGACAGGATCAACCCGGTAACCAACTGA
- a CDS encoding tetratricopeptide repeat protein, with amino-acid sequence MRIRMSGYVLRMAVVMVLAIFFLSPPGICSAFRNLKKGETPPDFVLKDLAGMDHSLSAEKGKVVILCFVKGVQDRSIKALNGLTNIYASLKDRGLSVYAISENEESLGSLQSLKKKLDLKFPVLLDEEKKIYGEYGLFIFPATAVIDQEGRFVFEYSSYGSDFERTLMDEAKLLLGLISEEEMAKSETRHEIQELTPEAKEAKREMQMARVLISRRMGSKALPKLLKALELDPSLPGARLLAGRLYIEAENFQAARAEFEKVLESDPGSHDAHVGLGTVYLSEGNLDAAEAQLQKAVALNPDPALALYRLGQVYEKMGETRKAMITYRDAIYRQLKKEGKIK; translated from the coding sequence ATGAGAATCAGAATGTCCGGGTACGTGCTCCGCATGGCCGTGGTGATGGTCCTGGCGATTTTCTTTCTTTCACCGCCTGGGATATGCTCAGCGTTCCGGAATCTGAAAAAAGGGGAGACGCCGCCCGATTTTGTGCTGAAGGATCTGGCAGGTATGGACCACTCCCTTTCCGCCGAGAAGGGCAAAGTGGTCATTCTGTGTTTCGTCAAGGGCGTCCAGGACCGATCCATCAAGGCGTTGAACGGGCTGACCAACATCTATGCGAGCCTTAAAGACAGGGGGCTTTCCGTTTACGCGATCTCCGAAAACGAGGAGAGCCTGGGGAGTCTTCAGTCCCTGAAGAAAAAGCTGGACCTGAAATTTCCCGTACTCCTTGACGAGGAGAAAAAAATCTACGGGGAGTACGGGCTCTTCATATTCCCCGCCACGGCCGTCATCGATCAGGAGGGACGCTTCGTCTTTGAATATTCCTCCTACGGAAGCGACTTCGAACGGACACTGATGGACGAGGCCAAGCTCCTTCTGGGCCTGATCAGCGAGGAGGAAATGGCCAAGTCCGAGACGAGGCACGAGATTCAGGAGCTCACCCCTGAGGCCAAGGAAGCCAAGCGGGAAATGCAGATGGCCCGGGTTCTTATCAGCAGGAGGATGGGAAGCAAGGCCCTGCCAAAACTCCTGAAGGCCCTGGAACTTGATCCCTCCCTTCCCGGTGCGAGGCTTCTCGCAGGCCGGTTATACATCGAGGCAGAGAATTTCCAGGCGGCCAGGGCGGAGTTCGAGAAGGTACTGGAATCAGACCCCGGATCCCATGACGCCCATGTTGGATTGGGAACGGTTTACTTATCTGAGGGTAATCTCGATGCGGCCGAGGCTCAACTGCAGAAGGCTGTAGCCCTCAACCCCGATCCGGCTCTGGCACTGTACAGGCTGGGGCAGGTGTACGAGAAAATGGGGGAAACCCGGAAGGCCATGATCACATACCGGGATGCCATTTACAGGCAGCTCAAGAAGGAAGGGAAAATCAAATAG
- a CDS encoding sigma-54-dependent Fis family transcriptional regulator translates to MSKGRILVIDDEYLIRWSLQQNLVEHGYEVFMTASAEEGLAVMEREDPDLVLLDIQLPGMSGMELLRGIKKTRPECAVVMITATSDLSVAVRAMKDGAFDYLPKPFNLDEVRITVDKALETRRLKDEVTRYREKENRQYGFHNIIYRSREMEEVLGVGRKIAQSDATTVLITGESGTGKDLLAQAIHYESKRRDMPFMPVNCTALPIELLESELMGHEKGAFTDAKSLKKGQFELMDGGTLFLDEIGDMPMALQAKILRFLENWTFKRVGGTRDITVDVRVIAATNKDLEERIREQAFREDLYYRLNVIPINIPPLRERPEDVAPLAEHFLVQFNRDLGKEVKEVTREAVAAMEAYSWPGNVRELKNVIERAMILSAKDAIGAEDLSLSKIAPALSAPVIEGKTLNLDETEKVLIERALEQSRENQSGAARLLGISRDTLRYRMKKHKLL, encoded by the coding sequence ATGTCTAAGGGAAGAATTCTCGTAATAGACGACGAATACCTTATCCGCTGGTCCCTCCAGCAGAACCTGGTGGAGCACGGATACGAGGTGTTTATGACGGCCTCTGCCGAGGAAGGGCTGGCCGTCATGGAACGGGAGGATCCGGACCTGGTACTTCTGGACATCCAGCTTCCCGGCATGAGCGGCATGGAGCTACTCCGGGGCATCAAAAAAACCAGGCCCGAGTGCGCCGTGGTGATGATTACGGCCACCTCCGATCTTTCCGTGGCGGTCCGTGCCATGAAGGATGGGGCCTTCGATTATCTTCCCAAGCCTTTCAACCTCGATGAGGTTCGGATAACAGTGGACAAGGCCCTCGAAACCCGGCGTCTGAAGGACGAGGTGACACGCTATCGGGAGAAGGAAAACAGGCAGTACGGTTTCCATAACATCATTTACCGCAGCCGGGAGATGGAGGAGGTCCTCGGCGTCGGGCGCAAAATAGCCCAATCGGATGCAACAACCGTCCTTATTACCGGCGAGAGCGGGACCGGCAAGGACCTTCTGGCTCAGGCCATCCACTACGAGAGCAAGCGAAGGGACATGCCGTTCATGCCGGTGAACTGCACTGCTCTGCCCATAGAGCTTCTCGAAAGTGAACTTATGGGCCACGAGAAGGGCGCGTTCACGGACGCCAAAAGCCTCAAGAAGGGACAGTTCGAGCTGATGGACGGCGGGACCCTTTTCTTAGACGAGATCGGCGACATGCCCATGGCCCTCCAGGCCAAGATCCTGAGGTTTCTCGAGAACTGGACATTCAAACGTGTGGGTGGCACCCGGGATATAACGGTGGACGTCCGGGTTATCGCGGCAACCAATAAGGACCTGGAGGAAAGGATCCGGGAGCAGGCCTTCCGGGAGGACCTGTACTACCGCCTGAACGTTATCCCCATCAACATTCCCCCCCTGAGGGAAAGGCCGGAGGACGTAGCGCCCCTGGCGGAGCACTTCCTTGTCCAGTTCAATCGCGATCTGGGTAAGGAGGTCAAGGAGGTAACCAGGGAGGCGGTGGCCGCCATGGAGGCCTACAGCTGGCCGGGAAACGTCAGGGAGCTCAAGAACGTTATCGAACGGGCCATGATCCTCTCGGCGAAGGATGCCATCGGGGCTGAGGACCTGTCCCTGAGCAAGATCGCCCCCGCCCTATCGGCCCCGGTGATCGAGGGAAAGACGCTTAACCTCGACGAAACGGAAAAGGTTCTCATCGAGAGGGCGCTGGAACAGTCCAGGGAGAACCAGTCCGGAGCCGCTCGGCTCCTAGGTATCAGCCGGGATACTCTGCGTTACCGTATGAAGAAGCACAAGCTTTTGTGA
- a CDS encoding cytochrome c3 family protein encodes MNRKILVFALALFVTAAFSAPMVFAGNPPTQIVINKVAKKKPGVPFDHAEHASRLDCQTCHHADVKGSERDCFDCHGKDPKANDPTVFNTKVNPFHIRCRGCHLELKKENKPTGPTKCGDCHKAK; translated from the coding sequence ATGAACAGAAAGATCTTGGTTTTTGCCCTGGCACTTTTCGTAACTGCCGCCTTTTCGGCCCCCATGGTTTTCGCGGGCAACCCGCCCACCCAGATTGTGATCAACAAGGTGGCCAAGAAGAAGCCGGGCGTCCCGTTCGACCATGCAGAACATGCCAGCAGGCTCGACTGCCAGACGTGTCACCACGCGGACGTTAAGGGCTCCGAGAGGGACTGTTTTGATTGCCACGGCAAGGATCCGAAGGCCAACGATCCAACCGTTTTCAACACCAAGGTAAACCCCTTCCACATCCGCTGCAGGGGATGTCATCTTGAGCTGAAAAAGGAGAACAAACCGACCGGACCGACCAAATGCGGCGATTGCCATAAGGCGAAGTAA
- a CDS encoding cytochrome c biogenesis protein ResB, giving the protein MTSENQQKVKSRESTGKPSTKSTEKSFIKGIYDSLASVTLAIFLLIILAMTSIVGTVVLQNGRPEQYLKEYGPGAYRLFQSLALDDMYRSWWFLTLLTLLLVNITLCSIKRFPRTWRLMTQSPAVLDESLFRRMKFRGSVRRGVSPGEAEERIRDLLADRFGKFTENRNEEAVTFFVDRGWYGRMGAYVVHLSILLLAIGAIYGGAVGFKGFVSIVEGQTINRVPLRGRNAAVKLPFDIRCDDFQVIYYPGTRQPKDYYSDLVVIRDGKEVQRKRIEVNHPLIVDGIYFYQSSYGVDQSSTVTFDVLDPSGKVAAPSVTVSVGQPFNVIGDSSTYGIQQILPSYIGGRPAVQMSRITAGGRQDFFISMAAPDRDKLRGGQVYFRIRDANIREYTGLQVAWDPGVPLVWIASSVMIGGLFIAFFVPHRRVWLRVELDPENTAVLMAGSTNRNPASFEKEFDGALVALKQALKKDRGKDIGDKE; this is encoded by the coding sequence GTGACCTCCGAAAACCAGCAAAAAGTGAAATCCAGGGAAAGTACCGGAAAACCTTCAACCAAAAGCACCGAAAAATCATTCATTAAAGGGATTTACGATTCCCTCGCGTCGGTGACCCTCGCCATTTTTCTCCTCATTATCTTGGCGATGACATCCATCGTGGGAACCGTTGTTCTTCAGAACGGCCGGCCGGAACAGTATTTGAAAGAGTATGGTCCCGGCGCATACAGATTATTCCAGTCCCTGGCTCTGGACGACATGTACCGGTCGTGGTGGTTCCTGACCCTTCTGACCCTTCTTCTGGTCAACATCACCCTCTGTTCCATAAAGAGGTTTCCCCGGACGTGGCGTCTGATGACCCAATCACCTGCCGTTCTGGACGAGAGCCTTTTCAGGCGGATGAAGTTCCGCGGATCAGTCCGGCGGGGTGTTTCTCCCGGGGAGGCCGAAGAAAGAATCCGGGATCTTCTGGCCGACCGTTTCGGTAAGTTCACGGAAAACCGTAACGAGGAGGCTGTCACCTTTTTTGTGGATCGGGGCTGGTATGGCCGCATGGGAGCCTATGTGGTCCACCTGAGCATTTTACTGTTGGCCATTGGCGCTATTTATGGCGGTGCCGTTGGATTCAAGGGGTTCGTGTCCATTGTTGAGGGCCAGACCATTAACAGGGTTCCACTCCGCGGCAGGAACGCGGCCGTCAAACTTCCATTTGACATTCGCTGCGACGATTTTCAGGTGATTTACTATCCTGGCACCCGGCAGCCCAAGGATTACTACAGCGATCTGGTGGTTATCCGGGATGGTAAAGAGGTCCAGAGAAAAAGGATCGAGGTCAACCATCCCCTTATTGTTGACGGCATTTACTTCTATCAGTCGAGCTATGGGGTTGACCAGAGTTCCACAGTAACCTTCGATGTCCTTGATCCTTCCGGGAAGGTGGCGGCGCCATCCGTCACCGTCTCTGTGGGACAGCCCTTTAATGTCATTGGGGATTCCTCAACCTATGGGATACAACAGATCCTGCCGTCCTATATCGGGGGCCGTCCTGCCGTTCAGATGAGCAGGATCACGGCAGGTGGAAGACAGGATTTTTTCATCTCCATGGCCGCACCCGACAGGGATAAACTGCGGGGTGGGCAGGTCTATTTCAGGATCAGGGATGCAAATATTCGAGAATACACGGGTCTCCAGGTTGCGTGGGACCCCGGCGTTCCCCTGGTATGGATCGCATCTTCCGTCATGATAGGGGGCCTGTTTATCGCCTTCTTCGTCCCCCACAGGAGGGTGTGGCTCAGGGTCGAGCTTGACCCTGAAAATACAGCTGTCCTCATGGCCGGGTCCACCAACAGAAATCCCGCGAGTTTTGAAAAGGAATTCGACGGAGCGCTGGTGGCCCTGAAACAGGCGTTGAAGAAAGATCGTGGGAAGGATATAGGAGATAAAGAATGA